A portion of the Candida dubliniensis CD36 chromosome R, complete sequence genome contains these proteins:
- a CDS encoding histidine triad (HIT) family protein, putative (Similar to S. cerevisiae HNT3;~similar to Aprataxin, a Hint related protein that is mutated in individuals with ataxia with oculomotor apraxia) produces MSFRDAFQQYIDHPEKHDIVVFYDENVIIIKDIFPKSTRHLLVIPRNRQVSRTHPLDAFCTDYPEFSGDKLYKMVSEYVEKAKDLIVDELLHYSDVKDKSQLSEFRNTFINAGVHSIPSLNNLHVHVITQDFHSPKMKNKKHYNSFTTKFFVPFEELNPELNEGYCSRRTSQPFLETGSVQRNTQYIVHERSKEAMDKLIKTSPFKCTSCSKTFGNSMVKLKAHLHDEYIRRYASFIDPNILIPNGVSAQCTN; encoded by the coding sequence ATGAGCTTCAGAGATGCATTTCAACAATACATAGACCACCCTGAAAAACACGACATTGTTGTCTTCTACGACGAGAATGTGATTATTATCAAAGATATATTCCCCAAATCGACCAGACACTTGCTAGTCATTCCCCGAAACCGCCAGGTAAGCAGAACCCATCCGCTAGATGCATTCTGCACAGACTATCCAGAATTCTCCGGAGACAAGCTCTACAAAATGGTGCTGGAATATGTTGAGAAAGCAAAGGATCTTATCGTTGATGAATTGCTACATTACTCTGATGTGAAGGACAAGTCCCAACTTCTGGAGTTCAGAAACACGTTCATCAACGCCGGGGTCCACAGCATACCTTCCTTGAATAACCTACACGTCCATGTGATCACCCAAGATTTTCATTCTCCgaaaatgaagaataaGAAACACTACAATTCATTTACCACAAAGTTCTTTGTCCCCTTTGAGGAGTTAAATCCTGAGTTGAACGAGGGCTACTGTAGTCGCCGCACTTCCCAGCCTTTCTTAGAAACAGGGCTGGTCCAGAGAAACACCCAATACATTGTCCACGAACGCTCCAAGGAAGCTATGGATAAGCTTATCAAAACATCCCCTTTCAAATGCACGTCGTGTTCCAAAACATTTGGTAACCTGATGGTCAAGTTAAAGGCCCATTTACATGACGAGTATATCAGGAGGTATGCAAGTTTCATTGATCCCAACATTTTAATTCCAAACGGGGTTTCTGCACAATGTACAAATTAG